Proteins co-encoded in one Hymenobacter swuensis DY53 genomic window:
- a CDS encoding M3 family oligoendopeptidase produces MTNSAPTADLATDTLRPPRHFLPESFTVTDWAAIEPYFQELRDRSIHSANELEQWLLNRSELESVLSEDLAWRYIRMTCDTQDQGRSEAFQYFVSEIEPNVAPYDHALNEKMMASEFLPGLDPARYRIFIRSVKQALDIYRAENIPLKTEISTQQQQYAAIAGAMTVTLDGEEITLPRAADRLKSPDRAVREEAWRAIQARRLQDAKPLDELFTSLIGLRHQVAVNAGFANFRDYMFAALGRFDYTPQDTLEFHRAIRETVVPLIDDLDLERRQDLELAELRPWDLDVDPSGQPPLRPFETGEELLEKTVTVFDRLDPFLGQCLRTMRQMGNLDLESRKGKAPGGYNYPLDETGVPFIFMNATSSLRDVVTMLHEGGHAVHSFLTRRLPLSADKHPPSEVAELASMSMELISMDHWDVFFTDSEELRRAKKTHLESVLETFPWVATIDKFQHWIYENPQHTEQERHQHWTQLFDEFNQRTVSWQSLEQVKPYLWQKQLHLYEVPFYYIEYAMAQLGAIAVWRNFRQNPQVALAGYQRALALGYTAPIGDIYAAAGIRFDFSTEYLRTLADFVRDEMAKL; encoded by the coding sequence ATGACCAACTCTGCTCCCACGGCCGACCTGGCGACTGATACGCTGCGTCCGCCCCGACATTTTCTGCCCGAATCCTTCACTGTGACTGATTGGGCTGCCATTGAGCCGTACTTTCAGGAGCTGCGGGACCGGTCCATCCACTCGGCCAATGAGCTGGAGCAGTGGCTGCTCAACCGCTCAGAGTTGGAATCGGTACTGAGTGAGGACTTGGCCTGGCGTTACATCCGCATGACCTGCGACACGCAGGACCAGGGGCGGAGCGAGGCTTTTCAGTATTTCGTGAGCGAAATAGAACCCAACGTAGCTCCGTACGACCACGCCCTCAACGAAAAGATGATGGCCTCGGAGTTTCTCCCCGGCCTCGATCCGGCCCGTTACCGCATATTTATTCGTTCGGTGAAGCAGGCGCTGGATATCTACCGGGCCGAGAACATTCCGCTGAAAACCGAAATCAGCACCCAGCAGCAGCAATACGCCGCCATTGCCGGGGCTATGACGGTGACGCTGGATGGCGAGGAAATAACGTTGCCCCGCGCCGCCGACCGCCTCAAAAGTCCCGACCGCGCGGTGCGGGAAGAGGCTTGGCGGGCCATCCAGGCGCGGCGTCTGCAGGATGCCAAACCGCTGGATGAGCTGTTCACCAGCCTCATTGGCCTGCGCCACCAAGTGGCCGTAAATGCCGGCTTCGCCAATTTCCGCGACTATATGTTCGCGGCCTTGGGCCGGTTCGATTATACGCCTCAGGATACGCTGGAATTTCACCGCGCCATCCGCGAAACCGTGGTGCCCCTCATCGATGACCTCGATTTGGAGCGTCGTCAGGATCTGGAGTTAGCCGAGCTGCGTCCCTGGGACCTGGATGTGGACCCCTCCGGCCAGCCGCCGTTGCGACCCTTCGAAACGGGGGAGGAGCTGCTGGAGAAAACCGTCACGGTATTCGACCGCCTAGACCCCTTTCTGGGGCAGTGCCTGCGCACCATGCGCCAGATGGGCAACCTCGACCTGGAAAGCCGAAAGGGAAAAGCCCCCGGCGGCTATAACTACCCGCTCGATGAAACCGGCGTGCCGTTCATCTTTATGAATGCCACTAGCTCCCTGCGCGACGTGGTGACGATGTTGCACGAAGGCGGCCACGCGGTGCATAGCTTCCTTACGCGCCGTCTGCCGCTCAGTGCCGATAAGCATCCGCCCTCCGAAGTAGCCGAACTGGCTTCCATGAGCATGGAGCTGATCAGCATGGACCATTGGGACGTGTTTTTTACGGACAGTGAGGAGCTGCGCCGCGCCAAAAAGACTCACTTAGAGAGCGTGCTGGAAACCTTCCCGTGGGTAGCTACTATCGACAAGTTTCAGCACTGGATCTACGAAAACCCACAGCACACCGAGCAGGAGCGCCACCAGCACTGGACGCAGCTGTTCGATGAGTTCAACCAGCGTACCGTAAGCTGGCAGAGTCTGGAGCAGGTAAAGCCCTACCTCTGGCAGAAGCAACTGCATCTCTACGAAGTGCCGTTTTACTACATCGAATATGCTATGGCGCAGTTGGGTGCTATTGCTGTGTGGCGCAACTTCCGCCAGAACCCGCAGGTGGCCTTGGCCGGCTACCAACGCGCCCTGGCCCTGGGTTATACCGCCCCCATTGGCGATATTTACGCCGCCGCTGGCATCCGCTTCGATTTTAGTACGGAGTATCTGCGCACCCTCGCCGATTTTGTGCGCGACGAAATGGCGAAGCTCTGA
- a CDS encoding SDR family oxidoreductase, whose amino-acid sequence MATPAIPQRLTNQIALVTGGSSGIGAGVALALAAEGATVFVNYSHSADGAAAVVKEIEQAGGKAFAVQADVSKEQQVLAMFEQIRKQCGTLHILVNNSGIQDDAPFLEMTLEQWENVMGVNLTGQFLCAREAAREFVRRGPQPEISRATGKIICMSSVHEVIPWAGHVNYAVSKGGIMQLMKSMAQELAPQRIRVNSIGPGAIATPINREARDTPEEEKSLLTLIPYGRIGEPADIGKVAVWLASDESDYVTGTTLFADGGMTLYPGFADNG is encoded by the coding sequence ATGGCAACTCCCGCAATTCCGCAACGACTGACAAACCAAATTGCCCTGGTAACGGGCGGCAGCTCCGGTATCGGGGCAGGCGTGGCGCTGGCCTTAGCTGCGGAAGGTGCCACCGTTTTTGTGAACTACTCGCATAGTGCCGACGGCGCGGCAGCAGTAGTAAAGGAAATTGAGCAGGCGGGCGGCAAGGCGTTTGCTGTGCAAGCCGATGTCAGCAAAGAGCAGCAGGTACTGGCCATGTTCGAGCAGATCCGGAAGCAGTGCGGCACGTTGCACATTCTGGTGAATAACTCCGGTATTCAGGACGATGCCCCGTTTCTGGAGATGACGCTGGAACAGTGGGAAAATGTGATGGGAGTGAACCTGACGGGGCAGTTTCTGTGTGCCCGGGAAGCTGCCCGCGAGTTTGTGCGCCGGGGCCCGCAGCCGGAAATCTCGCGGGCGACGGGCAAGATTATCTGCATGAGCTCGGTGCATGAGGTGATTCCGTGGGCGGGCCACGTCAACTACGCTGTAAGCAAAGGCGGGATTATGCAGCTTATGAAGAGTATGGCGCAGGAGCTGGCTCCGCAACGCATCCGCGTGAACAGCATCGGACCGGGAGCCATTGCCACGCCCATCAACCGAGAGGCGCGCGACACGCCGGAAGAAGAGAAAAGCCTGCTTACTCTCATTCCCTACGGCCGGATCGGGGAGCCCGCCGATATTGGCAAAGTGGCCGTATGGTTGGCTTCCGACGAGTCAGACTACGTGACGGGAACCACCCTGTTCGCCGATGGCGGCATGACGCTGTACCCGGGCTTCGCCGATAACGGTTGA